ACGTCGAGAAGTGTGGAGGGTAATGCTGTGTGCCGGAACTTGAAGGACCTTGTTGTGCTTGTGGATTGGCACCGGTGTCATCGTCGCTGTCCCCAAATATATTTACAGGCTCCTCATCAGAGTCATCGTCCCGCATTGCATTCTCTACTCGATCAGGTACCCCGaattcttgatgttcatcatctGTGGCACGACCTGATTCCCCCAGAAATGCCTGTTGCAGTACCCCTTCATTAGGGGAGCGTGCAGTTGGAACTGCAACCGCTGGTACCAGATCAGCCGCAAAAGAAGGAGAGGCAACCTGCGGAACAGAAAACCGGTTTGCTGGCGCCGAGCAAGACGCACCGCCAGCGGCAGTCGAGCTATGAACAGGAGCCGATGCCCCAGAACTATCCAGAGTTACCTCCAACTTCGCATACAACTCGTGTATTCTGACCTCAGGAAAACTCCTCACGCAATGAAATAGAACCCTAATATCTTCGTCAGCCCCTAACACGAATGTATCATACATCACACCGCTAGAAACTACAGCAATGGGAATCCTGTAGAAGATCTTCTTCACAACCTTGCTCCCAAAAACTCCAAACTTCTGCAAGATGGTGCTCTTCAAATCTGACAAACTGTTTGACGAACTAACAAATACACTCAACGGTTCTCTATCAGTGAACTTCACACcatattttttgctttttttaatttttccagAGCAGTGCACTAACACAAGAACACTCTCTCCCTCACTTGACATTGTGATAATGATCTCCTCAGCAACTACATTCTCACTCGAATATATATAGATTTTCATTAtacataaaccgtggtaggttACAGGGTTTTATGATCATTTGAATGcccttcataaaccgtggttgccagccacggtttatgctttttcttcttcataaaccgtggctaCCACCAGCGGTTTCTGCTTTTCATTCATAAAGTGTAAACCGTGGCTGCCTACCACGGTTTACATTGTGCATTTCCAACCTATAAAACCCTGCTgcctcccacggtttatgtgCATTTGGAATCCGTGGTTGGCTCCCACGGTTTCTATATAAATGGATTCAACGCAAAATGGTAACCAAATTCCAAATGTTGTAATTTGGTAaagctttcatccaatcattttATTTTGGAAAATTGCCCTATAGATATGTTTAGAATAGATATATAATCAATTTTCATTTAAGACTTGTGCATAAATTTAATCTCCATTCATTTTATTAATgtaaattatcttttaaattttattaataaaaaaataaaatatatgtatattaaaaaataatactaaatcaataattatatatatatatataattaatatatattttatattttaataaatattttaataccTACAATGAATTTcgtgattatattttatatatatatatatatatatatatatatatatatatatatatatatatatatatatataattgtaaaAGAAATATTTATAATTGAAAGTGTACTTTTACATGAAATACGATCACGTATTTCTATTTATGGTGACTTCTATTTATAGCTCTAATCTCgtaatttatatttatagatTATTACAACAAGAAAGTACTTGAGAAAGGAAAACTTGAAAGGGACAGAACAGGAGGAGAACGATTATTTAACAGTGTACTTGAagattttcttattttaaaaaggatatatttaattatttatatgaatCATTCATACATACATAGATATGAGATCTTCTCCATCGATGCATCCAAATATCCAATAGCTAAATACAAGAATTACTTAGAAGTACTATTTTGGTcgtttttttttgaaaattaaaatcgtctttaatatttttttaaataacgttaactttaattttttttttcataaagaCAAactttttctttcgtttctttttttttttattcctaCAAAACTCTTTGTCCATTTTTCGTCACTcaacataacaaaaaaaaatcactaGGATAGTTATGTGAAGTTTTAAcatagattttttattattaaatctGTTAATGTTGTAAGTATAAAAAGTGTTAAAGTTAGTCTCACGTaaaaaaaagtaagaaagagtgaggagtttataaTATAAGAGACTCATTACGatctcaaaattttaaattaaatgtgGTGTTTTTTCATCTTATGTTATCTCACTTGATTTTTTTCAGTGGTCAAGAACTCCCCACGACGATCCAACAAAATCTGCATTGGTGAAAGATGGAGGTTGAAACTTTAACATTttctttaataattaaaaatattttaataaatattcttattttacattcatattaaaaaatttagtttagtCTCCAACTCATAGTGTCAATCTcccaatttatatttttcaaacgCAGTGCAAGTGAACTAGTTGGACTTTCTATGCCAAATAATCAAATTCTTAAACCAAATAATCAAATTCTTAAGCGAAGGTTGTTCATATCTTGCTTCCATATATACAAAGGCTCAGAATTAATTTGTGTCCTCTCCAACATAGAACTTTATGTTTCACTATATATTCAAGAGGAATTGAGGATGAAAGAGTATATACAACAAGAAATAAACTGAAATGGAGAGTAACCATCTTTTGatgttactttaatttatacGGATTGGGACATGTAACCACATTACTCATAATATATACAACATTTATTACTACATATCTTAATTTTAGTTGGGTCCAAATacattaatttaataatatatattgtaaaGTGACACTAACATAGTAACACTCAAAAGAAAACTAAATATTTATAATGAATTACAACTTTAAATGCTTAATTATTTGTAGGAGTGAAGTGTAAGTTCCAAAGGCAGCAATTGCAGTACCTACAAAGAAAATAGAGTAGTTGATGATCATTTCACACCCTAACTTCTTGTATGTTCCAGAAATCTTCAAGTAACAAACACTTGGCACTAGGAATGAAGCTGAGACACTTAGTAATGCACCCACGAGAGACATAAGGTATCCAAAAAATGGAACAGTGAGTGCAACAACCACAGTAGAAATGAGAAGGATGCTACTAACAACAACATGTGTAAGCTTGTGCCTTTTGTTGTAGTGATTTGGAAGCACGCTTTTTACGGCATCCACGATTGGTCTTAGCATGAGAGCATATTTGGTTATGGGGTTAACCAAAGTTGTGTATATTGCCACTTTTGAACTGATTTTTTCTTTTGGAAGGTTCAGAGTTATTTCTGATTCAACCTCTGATCCAAACATTAAGTATCCCAAAACTGCTGTTGCTGCATATACTAGAGTGCACAATGTGAAGCACACCAACAAAACCTGTAACAGAAGGTCAATTATAGTGTGAAGATGTAAATTCATACCGAAAATATACATATTCATGTTAAACTATAAAATCATTATCTAACAGTACTAGTAACACTTTTGATACCACACATCTAACTGTTTTCGGCCACGGAAACGTTTGGTAACTAAAGAAAATTAGCAAAAAACAGTCATAATTTGCCTTATTTAACATTCATTAATTGTTGCGACAATTAATGAAAggctaaaatttttttttgtctctcaAGCATTACCACAgaaatatatgtatatactctGTTTCCTTCAATTAAATTCTACTTAACAGCGAGTTAAGCAATGAATTACCggttaaaaacaaaaaaaaattcttacaTTAGAGAATTGATGCTTGTTCTTCATGGAAGTGTAGAGACTTGGAAACACAGGGTGAGAACTGTAACAAAATGCATACAAGCTAACTGCAGCAGGAACTCCCTTCCAATTAAAGAGTACTCCTTTGCTATGAAGTTTTGTTCCATCAATTGTACCATTCCACAACAATGAACATAGAAATATAATTGATGCTAAGGCCCCAGTTGCTGACACATATGATAGAAGTTTACCTAGATCTTCTAACCATACCGTTGGGAGAATAATGAGTGCTGAAAGTAGAACAAAGCATTGTGTTCCAGTAATTCTCAATCCCCCAATATCCACATGAAAATGAGATATTAATTTGTTCAAGTTATCTCCTTCAAGAATCAAGTAGCCTGTTATGACCAAATAAAGTTCACAATTCATTGCAATGTTTACAAGTAACCTTCCTTTGTCTCCAAATGCTCTTTGACCAATATCTGGAAGAGATTCAATAGTGGAATCTTTGTCCATGCATCTTTTGATTAATAAGCCTGTGTAGCATGCTGCTATGGATATGAGGAACAGAAAAATTATGCTTAACCAACCTCCTGATGCTAATGCAAATGGTATAGACACTATACCAATTCCTGAAGTACAACAAGTGAAAGGGTTAAATTAGAACTTTCCCATTTGAGACAATTTAACTTGTAGATGAACTAATTAGACTTTATTTCAAATATTGGAATGGTTTGTGACTTGTATCATAATTGATAGATTGACAGATTttagataaaacaaaataatataattatgcTATACAGACCTCAAAAATCAATACCATATAAAGATAtgtatttagtatttatataaaatattttgatcagacaccaaaaaaatatatgaaaaattgattatgctattataaaaaaatttaattattctgctaTGTCTAGTTTTATTATTCTactgattattttttgttaaaaatttatgtgcaacaacatattatatatacaaataatatataaacaatttctttgatttcattCCAAATAATTTCAGCTGGGTTCATcagtttatatattttttataattcaatcaTTAAAGTGCAGAGGATGTAAATTTTAGGAAAATAAAATGCAATCATTAATcatttttatagatattttcAAACATAAAAGTTGCTTTTGcattttatgttaaaattaaattttaaaacaattatTGGCCTACCACCAGCAGCCGGGATGGTTGGATCATTGTCCCCGGCCGCTCCCCtcttcaaaaaatatataaaactagtcaaaaatgaaaaaaaaaacgaaaaatttTACATCGAcatcaataatattatttaatttggcactccaaaagaaaaaaaaaaagcaaggaaaaaaataactctctaattatttttttttggacacATAAAAAGACGTGTATATCTACTAAATATGGTATGATACGTCACATGCAAAcatactaattttaatttttttatatgacacaaagacataatatatatataaaatattttttaaatatttttttaatatttttttgatattaaaatacaaaatcatgTTATTAATATACCAACATCACATATAAGTATTTTTTGTCACGCTTTATCGATAAATCTCACAAAAGACTCATGCGTCAGAAATGTCAAAAAAGACTCGAACAATTTAAGCAACATCTTAAAATTTGaaagatagaaaaagaaaataattttttattatttccaTCTATTATTTTCAACAACTTTATGCGTGAGTTGAGACAAAGTATTAATTCACATAAAGTGATCATTAAAAAGAGTGTTTCTTTTTCGTGAACTCCGGGGCTATAGGCCTGTAGCTTCTCCTTCCGTATCTTACTATCTTTcctcaaataataataataataaggtgaataataataataataataataataataataataataataataataataataaatactaaaatcagtaaattttgtgatttataattattaaataattattaataatatttttaataatataaaattatatctattaatataaaattgttcattttttttattagttaagtactaatcaaattttaataaaagtggtGGTCCTCTAaattttatcaataataataataattaaatcaatCATATATCATCACTTTTTTTACACATATATGTTCAGTGATATTAAGTAAAAGTTctcaaatttttatttcaatttttagatttttctattaaaatttttaaatttgttttaaaagaaagaagaaataagaaaaataggTGTTTAATGTCTACGAATATAGATATAAAGTTTTTGAAATAGTTAATTAATAGGTAtatgtttgtgaatataaattCCTCAAGTTGCAAACAGAATCCTTGAGTGAGTTTAGATATGATAGGCACCATAAACTAGATTACATATATGTGAGATGCATGCAGATCTCAAGTGCTCCCATATGCCATAGGATATACTAATTTGGAAACTTTTAATTAGAATATATAATCCAttctcttcacctctatatAATAACTAAGAAAAGAAAGCATAAGTATATAGTTGCTGATGAATAAATTTTGTACTTGACTTTAAGTCTCactaaaaataatgaaatactATATATTCAAGGTTAATTTTTAGCTTTACTAGgaagaaaatgagaaaaagaaagtgGAATAACAAACCTGAAATGCCATTAACCCCATGGAAACAGGTTTTGGCAAAAGATGAGGTTCCACCATTGGTGGTAGAAGGGGACATTGTTGTGCTAGTAGACagagctgcttccatgtttgtTATGTGAATACAAAGAGGGTTTACAGTTAGAGGCAGGCCCCAATGTAATGATGTCACAAACACTCGCCATGGTGTGTGATATTTAAAGGCATCTTAGGAAGCTCCTAGCATgcattaattaatattatttatttttatttttttatgatattctaactttttactttttcaaagtGCATGCTGATATAACAGTCACTGCCTAGCTAGCTAACTCCACAAGATTCATGcaaaaattcaatttatatatatatatatataatatattttctaCGATCTCGATTATTTTCTTGTAacacttattattattattattagttggCTCATTTTCTTTCGTTAGGATGAATTGTAGAACTTACATTGACCACAATTCAGCGCAGTATGAGACAAGATTATTTATATATGGTGGGTGTTAGTTATGGATTTTGCTGTGAAAACTGTGAACCACACAATCCAATATATGATCTTATTCGACCTTAAACATCTCATTCACATTAATTGTATTATGATTTATGATATATAGTTAACTCTTTTAGGggaaatttcattttatttttttaattcacgGCACTTAAATCCAAACCATTTTCTTAAAGGGATAAAACATATGTCACTTGAACCAACTCTAATTGGTAATAATTAGTTATAGATTTAATATTTATGAAtaattattgtttaaaaatatatatattattgaacattcaattatgtatttttaatttttttatactaacaaaagtaattatattttacattgAAAAAAGAATAAAACTTAATTGTAATCCTTAAATTAAACTCGTAGAACAAGTATAAAGTAAACTTGCATAAGAATATAatcctttatttttctcttttggtAATAAGAATATAGTCCTTTATTAACTGGATGATGACAGGTGgaatctaatttttattttgggacACATGTACAGATCAAGAATCTAATTTATCTTAGAGAGAGCATTTATTCTTCTTCGTTTGTTTGGATCGAAGCGGCCTCTCGTGCCTGTAAaatttctttcttgtttttggAAAGTGAATAAATATAACActaatttttattgttaaatCACCTATAAACTGCTAAAAAATTGTTAGAGAAGATTCATATgttgacaaaaaaataataattttaaaatatcaaaatgataaaaaaaatgtaaacattgacataaataataaaagttgaGATGGCAAATTAAATGTGAATATATACTTATATTATATAGTAAAATCTACATTTAATAATTTTgtcaacttttaaattttttaaaattattctttttctttcaacattttaaaattattttagttaacATCTTAAATCTTTTGgctttattagtttttgtttaaCAAAAATGCTCCTTTGTATACTAAAAACTAGCTACAAAATTAACtactatatattatttatatatatttatattatacatagtttatgtatttttttaattaaataatttgttaacaaaataaataatttttttataataaaataattaaatatacaataaataaataatcaaactTATTTATAGAATAgtataataaaaaaactaaatattaaatatatatttctacatataataattaattttttgtttacaCATTATTTTAATAAGTTATTTCAAGTTTCTGTCTCACATGTAAAACAACTGCTAGGAGCAGTGGCGGAGTTTGAAACGAAATTTTGGGGGCCAAATAGAAGATAATTGTCAAGATACTTTTAATATGGATCCCATTTAAGATAAGCTCGTCTAACCTCATCTCTCTGATTTGGGTAATATTGCCAAATTTGAAGCCATTTTTCAGGGTATCGTTCTAAAGAATTAAGGTCAAATTCATCAGATGTAACTCTTTAAACTTTTGAAGGTTGTATCTTACTTTTTTCGtgattcattaaagtagaagaactaTCTACAGGTGTTAATATTATAAAAGTTATATGTTTTTCTTCTTGAATATTAGCTTTCTTCTTAAAAAATGCATCATCAactctttgattttttatgactattttatataaaaatttgaatatatatccggtaaaatatgtaaaaaataaattagaaagacaaatattaaaatttataatatttattgaattttttttatcaatttatacaaatacaataatatcaatacttattgaatattctaatattttttatcatataaaaattaaattaaataaacagtaaaatataaaataatattaaattacataaataaaaaatacctaattttttatatttgaactcaaaGGTAGAGAGAGTGTTGCTTATTGAATAGAGAGTTGTGAAATGCAATACAGTCAATTCAGTTCAAATCCAATAAGTTTTGaatgtttaaaactaaaaattattgtacaataaaagcaaaagatgaagattaaattttagtattttaagtcataataaaatatttgagcaaactaaactattttttattttttaaaaaagtattactaatttttttaataaaagtttggGGGGGCCATGGCCACCCCTTATCTGAACTAAGCTCCGCCACTGGCTAGGAGGGTACTTTATTTTGACCCAAAACATTATTATTTAATGATTCGTGTAGAATAattgatgatgaaaaagaattATAATCCTATAAATCTCAAATGTCCgaacataattattttttattacattgATTGGTTCTGTCTGCGGAGGAGAATTCTTCCACATTAATTTATTCATAGGCTTACCTTTCTTGTTTTTTGTTGTCGATATATGGTTATAAGTTACAACATAAAATCTCAGACAAAAGAGGAATAAATGGATTATGAGATTAACAAATTTACATACTTCTACATTTCTGATATTAAAGCgacaaaaattttcaaactatAAAGAACTAAAACAaccttttatttgtttattattcttttttctttaagtTTGACATGcgaaaaaaatatcaaataataataTGGATAAAGATtaagggttaagtacgattttagtttttaaggtttagatcaaaattttttttttttcgtttcgAACCTTTTTTTGTATACAAAATCGTTCTTAAAATTTAACTTGGTTTTAAAATCATTCTTAttttagggaccaaaatcgtatGATAATAGCGGCAGAAACAATGACAGAGGTGGATCGTTGAcagtttcttcttcttcctttttctcttcttcttcttcttcttttttctttctccttttgtAGGAGTAGAAACATTCTCTTTCtcctattttttcttttttttctttttataattttttattataagtaatttgatttaaaattttaatatttaagtaaaaaagacaattttaaaatttagttttaaagCTTAGAAacaattttacataaaaaagttaaaaaaaaaaattaacttaaaacttaggaaccaaaatcatacttaactcAATAAATAACTACTAATGTGAATTCTTACACTACATATATACATCCAAGTTATATTATTACACTACACAATAACATATTCAGAAATTTTAAGTGGTAAAGGCAACTATGtagtatataaaaataataataataaatcatataaaaaatataaaaatattaaatattaaataatttttatttatttattattactattaatatattaataattaataacgtagttattaatttaatttttttataaattaaatacaaataataataataataataataataataataataataataataataaatttgagTAAAAAAATGAAGGAtataaacttcaattaaataaattcattaatttataatGTTATGGTAatgttttgttttttattaatttaatttaatatatatttttatcttatatttttagatataaattagaatttaattttaatgtattaacAGTATAAAATACT
The Arachis stenosperma cultivar V10309 chromosome 7, arast.V10309.gnm1.PFL2, whole genome shotgun sequence genome window above contains:
- the LOC130941657 gene encoding amino acid transporter AVT1I-like — its product is MEAALSTSTTMSPSTTNGGTSSFAKTCFHGVNGISGIGIVSIPFALASGGWLSIIFLFLISIAACYTGLLIKRCMDKDSTIESLPDIGQRAFGDKGRLLVNIAMNCELYLVITGYLILEGDNLNKLISHFHVDIGGLRITGTQCFVLLSALIILPTVWLEDLGKLLSYVSATGALASIIFLCSLLWNGTIDGTKLHSKGVLFNWKGVPAAVSLYAFCYSSHPVFPSLYTSMKNKHQFSNVLLVCFTLCTLVYAATAVLGYLMFGSEVESEITLNLPKEKISSKVAIYTTLVNPITKYALMLRPIVDAVKSVLPNHYNKRHKLTHVVVSSILLISTVVVALTVPFFGYLMSLVGALLSVSASFLVPSVCYLKISGTYKKLGCEMIINYSIFFVGTAIAAFGTYTSLLQIIKHLKL